One Sporocytophaga myxococcoides DNA segment encodes these proteins:
- a CDS encoding CheR family methyltransferase — MKAGNGKMVLEDDQIEDLFVSVKRRYGYDFTGYSEASIKRRLQKFIETSEIQSAGALRNHLLQDETFFRFFLDEITVNVTEMFRDPLFFASLKKNVFPLLNTYPFIKIWDAGCASGEELYSLAIFLDEDGLYGKSRIYATDISQRVLDKAMDGIYPIDLMKEYTGNYIHAGGKRSFSEYYTAMYGNAIFHSSLKKNVMFSAHNLAVDESFNEFNLIVCRNVLIYFKRQLQERVIELFLKSLPVFGFLALGNKETLSFSSFKNHFEEIDRLQKIYRRIN, encoded by the coding sequence ATGAAGGCAGGAAACGGTAAAATGGTATTGGAGGATGATCAAATAGAAGATCTGTTTGTTTCGGTCAAACGGAGATATGGATATGATTTTACAGGGTATTCTGAAGCTTCAATAAAACGCCGGCTTCAAAAGTTTATAGAAACATCTGAAATACAATCAGCAGGTGCTCTTAGAAATCATTTATTGCAAGACGAAACTTTTTTCAGATTTTTTCTTGATGAGATCACCGTCAATGTAACAGAGATGTTCCGTGACCCTTTGTTTTTTGCAAGTCTTAAAAAAAACGTTTTTCCCCTGTTAAATACATATCCTTTTATAAAGATTTGGGATGCAGGCTGTGCTTCGGGAGAGGAATTATATTCTCTAGCTATTTTTCTTGATGAAGATGGACTTTATGGAAAATCAAGGATTTATGCAACAGATATAAGTCAGCGGGTATTGGATAAGGCAATGGACGGTATTTACCCTATTGACCTGATGAAAGAATATACAGGGAATTATATACATGCAGGAGGAAAGAGATCCTTTTCTGAATACTATACTGCGATGTATGGTAATGCAATTTTTCACAGCAGCCTGAAGAAAAATGTAATGTTTTCTGCACATAATCTGGCTGTTGATGAGTCTTTCAATGAATTTAATCTGATTGTTTGCCGTAATGTACTGATATATTTTAAGCGACAGCTTCAGGAAAGAGTGATTGAATTGTTTCTTAAAAGTCTGCCGGTTTTTGGATTTCTTGCACTGGGGAATAAAGAAACACTTTCCTTTTCCAGCTTTAAAAATCATTTTGAAGAAATTGACAGGTTACAGAAAATATACAGGAGGATAAATTGA
- a CDS encoding chemotaxis protein CheB: MLGKMEAIVVGGSWGGIDAVIKILSALPSDYKPTMIIALHRPKNVVNSLEGILKRYSKIPFSEPQDKEEIRFNHVYLAPSNYHLFIEKERIFSLDVSPPVNYFRPSIDVLFESAAEVYGKLLTGILLTGANKDGGDGMKTIAENGGFTIVQDPSTAASGIMPSAALRLIKPDFLGNIHSIIELISSGKEFIWQ, from the coding sequence ATGCTTGGAAAGATGGAAGCAATAGTGGTAGGAGGTTCATGGGGAGGAATAGATGCAGTGATAAAAATACTATCTGCACTTCCTTCTGATTATAAACCTACTATGATTATAGCTCTCCACAGGCCGAAGAATGTTGTTAATTCACTTGAAGGGATATTAAAGCGATATTCTAAAATACCTTTTTCAGAGCCACAAGACAAGGAGGAAATCAGGTTCAACCATGTTTATCTGGCACCTTCAAACTATCACCTGTTCATCGAAAAAGAGAGGATCTTCTCCTTGGACGTTTCTCCCCCTGTTAACTATTTCAGGCCATCAATTGATGTGTTGTTTGAAAGTGCTGCCGAGGTTTACGGGAAATTACTGACCGGAATACTTCTAACAGGTGCGAATAAAGACGGAGGTGATGGAATGAAAACTATTGCAGAAAATGGAGGTTTTACTATTGTTCAGGACCCTTCTACCGCCGCCTCAGGAATTATGCCTTCGGCCGCGCTTAGATTGATAAAACCTGATTTCCTTGGTAATATTCATTCAATCATAGAATTAATTTCGTCAGGGAAAGAATTTATATGGCAATAA
- a CDS encoding hybrid sensor histidine kinase/response regulator, translating to MAINSTQELNILLVDDRPENLFSLEKVLEDERLNLKFFKADSGTEALKIALKEELALIMLDVQMPGMDGYEVAKILKESSKTRNIPVIFVTAINYETSYVVKGYEFGAVDYLFKPLDPLITRAKVVSFLQLYSQQKELEYKNDELEHLGLLVNLTTDLMYIYEPHKETFIHINPAVQNFTGRSLEDLNSGKYNSTIIDPELLNIFKNPSGPNQIIQNYEQQHIDKTNENCWISWSFILNKGKWYAVGRNITARKESEDKLALANAELEKKVQDRTAEISKTNKELKYEVDRRAYAEEHLRIYNDMLVEKNKELDNFVYTASHDLKLPIANLEGLLKTLKEEITEGSDQVEPVLNMLAHSVTQLKETVQDLLKVIQVQKERMEEPDNFDCKEIIEEIKFSIKELIEESGAKVITDIQRCDELKLTKSDFRSIIYNLMSNAIKYRSPNRIPEVLVKMYETDEHFVIKVSDNGLGIPEDQQQKLFSIFKRVYSHVEGSGIGLFIVKKAVERYNGYITVESAVDKGTEFKIFFNKPKQSSV from the coding sequence ATGGCAATAAATTCAACTCAAGAACTGAATATTCTTTTAGTAGATGACAGACCAGAAAATCTTTTCAGCCTTGAAAAGGTGCTGGAAGACGAACGTCTTAATCTTAAATTTTTTAAAGCTGATTCAGGAACCGAAGCGCTGAAAATTGCTCTTAAGGAGGAGCTCGCTCTCATTATGCTTGATGTGCAGATGCCTGGTATGGATGGCTATGAGGTTGCTAAAATTCTTAAAGAAAGCAGTAAAACCAGAAATATACCGGTCATTTTTGTCACTGCTATTAACTACGAAACTTCATATGTGGTGAAAGGCTATGAGTTTGGGGCAGTAGATTATCTCTTCAAACCGCTGGATCCTCTGATTACAAGAGCTAAAGTTGTTTCATTCCTTCAGCTTTACAGCCAGCAAAAAGAGCTTGAGTATAAAAATGATGAACTGGAACACCTGGGCTTGCTGGTTAATTTAACAACTGACCTAATGTATATCTATGAACCTCATAAAGAAACTTTTATCCATATTAATCCCGCTGTTCAGAATTTCACAGGAAGAAGTCTTGAAGACTTAAATTCTGGTAAATATAATAGTACAATTATTGACCCGGAGTTGCTGAACATATTTAAAAATCCCTCCGGACCAAATCAGATTATTCAGAATTATGAACAACAGCATATTGACAAAACCAATGAAAATTGCTGGATAAGCTGGTCCTTCATTCTCAACAAAGGCAAGTGGTATGCAGTGGGTAGAAATATAACAGCTAGAAAGGAGTCTGAAGATAAACTTGCCTTAGCCAATGCAGAACTGGAAAAGAAAGTACAGGACAGAACTGCAGAAATTTCAAAAACCAATAAAGAGCTTAAGTATGAGGTTGATCGAAGGGCTTATGCTGAAGAACACCTGAGGATTTATAACGATATGCTGGTAGAAAAGAATAAAGAGCTTGACAACTTTGTATACACTGCTTCACATGATCTTAAGCTGCCAATCGCAAATCTGGAGGGGTTGTTAAAGACGCTAAAGGAAGAAATAACAGAAGGTTCTGATCAAGTGGAGCCTGTATTGAACATGCTTGCTCATTCTGTAACGCAGTTAAAAGAGACTGTTCAGGATCTTTTAAAAGTAATTCAGGTTCAAAAGGAAAGGATGGAAGAGCCTGATAATTTCGACTGTAAAGAGATTATTGAAGAAATTAAATTCAGCATTAAAGAACTTATAGAAGAGTCTGGAGCAAAAGTTATTACTGATATTCAAAGGTGTGATGAGCTAAAACTCACTAAGTCTGACTTTAGAAGTATTATCTATAACCTTATGTCAAATGCTATAAAATATCGCTCACCCAATAGAATTCCTGAAGTGTTGGTGAAGATGTATGAAACGGATGAACACTTTGTGATAAAAGTTTCAGACAATGGTCTGGGAATACCGGAAGATCAGCAACAAAAGCTGTTTTCAATTTTTAAAAGAGTATATAGCCATGTAGAGGGTAGTGGCATAGGATTATTCATAGTAAAAAAAGCAGTCGAGAGATATAACGGCTACATAACAGTTGAAAGTGCTGTTGACAAAGGTACGGAGTTTAAGATATTTTTTAATAAGCCGAAACAAAGCTCTGTTTAA
- a CDS encoding T9SS type A sorting domain-containing protein: MKHYKFGILLILLSIIRFGQAQIINGYGKVSSINIDNTTVLLSNVSETGSSFEDGSLVVIMQMQDDIISSVQNSSSFGDFSNIKAAGQYEFAVIASHTETSSVPASIVFTKPLKNIYTTGPNSSVQIITFPMLGNPDYTLTGTLSPKAWDGNTGGVLAFGVNRDLIMMGNLNANGMGFRGGVVSKDFFAAIGCNGTVYATSDDRFGGKGEGVYKSINQDYNYGRGKIINGGGGGGRDINGGGAGGGNYTNGGAAGPGYISTPEGCDPEVGGLGGLDLALYIDNHCRVFMGGGGGGGQQNNGYSSRGGNGGGIIIINSNSIKVNGCASITANGENALNVLNDGAGGGGAGGTIIINTKEWIFNSACLNVVANGGNGGNVNFHLTHAGGGGGGQGAIIFNDKALTSGTVVTKAGLGGCNQTGCASKAFSGGGNLNDGVLSLKACDTILPVQFLDFKLYYPDKESVLLNWSTASEKNNSFFEVQKSINGIDWKALGLIKGAGNSQGVLHYEYLETSGSSGYFRIKQVDFNGDVSFSKILYSGNILFNNLMISPNPTSGNVLIQGVDLKVVQLEVFNSLGEAVTPQLKQLSEGVIMETQAWQSGIYFVKVNNFFEQKVLKLIVEN; the protein is encoded by the coding sequence ATGAAACACTACAAATTTGGTATTCTGCTAATCTTGTTGTCAATAATACGGTTTGGACAAGCCCAAATAATTAATGGATATGGCAAGGTAAGTTCTATAAATATTGATAATACAACAGTTTTATTATCAAATGTATCAGAGACTGGTTCTTCATTTGAGGATGGGAGTCTGGTCGTAATTATGCAGATGCAGGATGATATAATTTCTTCAGTGCAAAACAGTAGTTCTTTTGGAGATTTTTCGAACATTAAAGCTGCTGGTCAATATGAATTTGCTGTTATAGCTTCCCATACTGAGACATCTTCAGTTCCAGCATCAATCGTTTTTACAAAACCACTGAAGAATATATATACTACAGGGCCAAATAGTTCTGTCCAGATTATAACGTTTCCAATGCTTGGCAATCCTGACTATACTTTAACTGGAACACTTTCTCCCAAGGCATGGGATGGTAACACCGGAGGTGTGCTGGCCTTTGGTGTGAATAGAGACTTAATAATGATGGGAAACCTAAATGCTAATGGCATGGGATTTAGGGGAGGGGTAGTGTCTAAAGACTTCTTTGCAGCTATAGGCTGTAACGGCACTGTTTATGCAACGTCAGATGATAGGTTTGGGGGTAAAGGAGAAGGTGTATATAAGAGTATTAATCAGGACTATAATTATGGGAGAGGCAAGATAATTAATGGCGGTGGTGGTGGTGGGAGAGATATTAATGGTGGTGGTGCTGGTGGTGGAAATTATACAAATGGCGGAGCTGCAGGACCGGGATATATATCCACACCAGAAGGGTGTGATCCGGAAGTTGGTGGTCTCGGCGGTCTGGACCTTGCATTATATATTGATAATCACTGCAGAGTATTTATGGGCGGCGGCGGCGGTGGTGGACAACAAAATAATGGCTATTCGTCTCGTGGAGGTAATGGAGGCGGTATAATCATTATCAATTCAAATTCAATAAAAGTTAATGGTTGTGCATCAATTACAGCTAACGGTGAAAATGCTCTTAATGTATTGAATGACGGGGCAGGTGGAGGCGGAGCTGGAGGAACCATAATTATTAATACAAAAGAATGGATATTTAATTCTGCATGTTTAAATGTTGTGGCTAACGGTGGAAACGGAGGGAATGTAAATTTTCATTTAACACATGCAGGAGGAGGAGGTGGTGGTCAGGGTGCTATAATATTTAATGATAAAGCTCTCACTTCAGGAACTGTAGTAACCAAGGCGGGCCTTGGTGGATGTAATCAAACAGGTTGTGCTTCCAAAGCATTTTCTGGGGGAGGAAACTTGAATGATGGAGTGCTTTCACTGAAAGCCTGTGATACGATACTTCCCGTTCAGTTTTTGGATTTTAAACTTTATTATCCTGACAAAGAGTCTGTGCTCCTTAATTGGTCTACTGCCAGCGAAAAAAATAATAGTTTCTTTGAAGTTCAGAAAAGCATTAACGGTATAGACTGGAAAGCTTTAGGGTTAATCAAGGGAGCCGGCAATAGCCAAGGGGTTTTGCATTATGAATATTTAGAGACCAGCGGCTCATCTGGATATTTCAGAATTAAACAAGTGGATTTTAATGGCGATGTTTCTTTCAGTAAAATATTGTATTCAGGAAATATCTTATTTAATAACTTAATGATCAGTCCCAATCCTACCTCTGGAAACGTGCTGATCCAAGGCGTTGATTTGAAAGTAGTTCAGCTGGAAGTCTTTAATTCCTTAGGAGAAGCTGTCACACCTCAACTTAAACAACTTTCCGAAGGTGTTATAATGGAAACTCAAGCATGGCAGTCAGGAATCTATTTTGTTAAGGTAAATAATTTCTTTGAACAAAAGGTATTAAAGCTTATAGTAGAAAACTGA
- a CDS encoding PA14 domain-containing protein, translated as MIISYRLSVMTLVMIFIQFVFVDAFSQTENKYCIVYKSGQYCPEEGDNLSEKIKTLRSNHQEYILIQFFELPDESVQTQLKNAGTTLLKYVPNFAYWASFKRALTDEEIKKFKIRSIEKILPEHKIDNKLNDQANKEKRTFTEVEVTYFQNADTIRLKQSLANLGAEIVKASPLQNSLIVRISGGRIQALASIPQISYIMPAPPKPEHSNFISVNQHRSNVLQSDFAAQRDLSGKGLTVGIDDEGSIGIHQDLKPLRITNLSPPAVNNHATHVAGTTGGSGNIDPRAKGTAFNANLVAQSFPELINNGPSYYKTYGMTITNNSYGYLSYWGVYDNSSNYTDKTQDNLLSPGLLHVVATHNGGSAGFYTVSSGWATAKNVLSVGSVNEHDVVSGFSGKGPVNDGRLKPEIVGLGESVYSTVPGNGYVYMSGTSMACPGVTGSVTLLYERYRQLKGSIPNADIIKALVCNTADDLGNTGPDFSYGFGRINSKRAVEALEANLYFENTISQGQNRTHTINVPSGTGQLRVLLYWKDKEGAEFSSVNLVNNLDFQITKSPNTYLPWVLSPSNPGNPAVRGVDNLNNIEQITIDKPDAGNYTVNIKGTAIPFGPQRYVVAYEFLKPFVALTFPYGNESLIPNEYTQIRWDAFGTGNYTVEYSTNNGGAWINIASNVPAQQHYQDWFVPSGPAALLVRVRSSSYSSQSLRNISVLGVPSNLRASNPSTGAIKLEWNPVPGASSYDVYLLEPQDKVIEFEGTSTTTSYVFQNRPLGVDNEVWMSVRARTASGIISERAYAINKSAIEVQGLCNASGTITREVWTSVGGTLVSNIPLNTSPNQTSSLTTFEAPTNFGVNYGQRIRGSICAPLSGNYIFWISSNDNSELWLSTDNTPANKVKIASVTGYTAVREWTKYPSQRSVSIPLVGGKTYYIEALHKQGANADNLAVGWQLPDGTLERPIPGSRLSPFGTPQAPPVQHGLLGTYFKDVNFNQVGYTRVDSVVNFDFGTNNPAPNIGADKFSIRWTGQVEPVYTEQYRFYTTSNDGVRLKVNGVQVINNFTDHPPTENSGVINLVSGQKYDIVLEYFENVGSAVISLSWSSPSQAKQIIPSARLTPADTDSKIASFDLPLNARNIVVYPNPADYKLNIWAPGSEAGDVQLEILDMNGAQLLSEEFIVNDTDYPIELNISNIPSGFYMFVIKTNSFKEVRKFSVLR; from the coding sequence ATGATAATTTCTTATCGGTTATCGGTCATGACATTGGTCATGATATTTATTCAATTCGTTTTTGTTGATGCGTTTTCCCAGACTGAGAATAAATATTGTATAGTTTATAAGTCCGGTCAATATTGTCCTGAAGAGGGCGATAATCTTTCTGAAAAAATAAAAACCCTAAGAAGCAATCACCAGGAATATATACTTATACAGTTCTTTGAACTTCCAGATGAATCAGTACAGACTCAATTAAAAAATGCAGGCACTACCCTACTGAAGTATGTTCCGAATTTTGCCTATTGGGCTTCATTTAAAAGGGCCCTTACAGACGAAGAGATAAAAAAGTTTAAAATTAGAAGTATTGAAAAAATTTTACCAGAACATAAAATAGACAATAAGCTCAATGATCAAGCGAATAAGGAAAAGCGGACATTTACTGAAGTAGAAGTAACATATTTTCAGAATGCCGATACTATACGTCTTAAGCAATCCTTAGCTAATCTTGGAGCCGAAATTGTAAAAGCATCTCCATTGCAAAATAGCCTTATAGTTAGAATTTCTGGAGGAAGGATTCAGGCATTGGCATCTATTCCTCAGATTTCTTATATCATGCCTGCCCCTCCCAAGCCTGAGCATAGCAATTTTATATCTGTAAATCAGCATAGAAGTAATGTGCTTCAATCTGATTTTGCTGCTCAAAGAGACTTATCAGGAAAAGGACTTACAGTTGGTATCGATGACGAAGGATCGATTGGAATTCATCAGGATCTTAAACCTTTGAGAATTACCAACCTTTCTCCACCAGCTGTTAATAATCACGCAACACATGTAGCGGGTACCACCGGAGGCTCAGGTAATATTGATCCGAGGGCAAAAGGAACTGCGTTTAATGCAAATCTTGTTGCACAAAGTTTTCCGGAGCTGATCAATAATGGTCCTTCCTACTACAAGACATATGGAATGACCATTACAAACAACTCTTATGGTTACCTGTCCTATTGGGGTGTTTACGATAACTCAAGTAATTATACAGATAAAACTCAGGACAATTTATTAAGTCCTGGTCTGCTACATGTGGTTGCTACGCACAATGGTGGTTCTGCAGGGTTTTATACAGTAAGCTCAGGATGGGCTACTGCAAAAAATGTTTTATCAGTGGGGTCTGTAAATGAGCATGATGTAGTTTCCGGATTTTCCGGTAAAGGACCGGTTAATGATGGTAGACTTAAGCCAGAAATAGTCGGGCTTGGTGAATCTGTATATTCAACAGTGCCAGGAAATGGCTACGTTTATATGTCGGGTACAAGTATGGCTTGTCCGGGTGTCACTGGAAGTGTTACGCTCTTATACGAAAGATATCGTCAACTGAAAGGCAGCATACCCAATGCAGATATTATAAAAGCATTGGTTTGTAATACTGCAGATGATCTTGGAAATACCGGGCCTGATTTTTCTTATGGCTTTGGAAGAATAAACTCAAAGAGAGCAGTTGAAGCGTTGGAAGCTAATTTATATTTTGAAAATACTATAAGTCAGGGGCAAAATAGGACACATACCATTAATGTTCCGAGTGGTACGGGTCAGCTTCGCGTCTTATTGTACTGGAAAGATAAAGAAGGTGCAGAGTTTAGCTCCGTAAATCTAGTTAATAACCTTGACTTTCAGATTACAAAGTCTCCTAACACCTATCTGCCATGGGTTTTATCTCCGTCTAATCCGGGAAACCCAGCAGTACGCGGGGTTGATAATCTTAACAACATTGAGCAGATAACTATCGATAAGCCTGATGCTGGAAATTATACTGTTAACATTAAAGGAACGGCTATTCCTTTTGGGCCGCAGAGATATGTTGTTGCCTATGAGTTCTTAAAACCATTTGTTGCGCTGACTTTCCCTTATGGAAACGAGTCGCTTATACCAAATGAGTATACTCAGATTCGCTGGGATGCTTTTGGTACGGGAAATTACACTGTTGAGTACTCAACAAATAACGGGGGGGCCTGGATAAACATAGCATCAAATGTTCCGGCTCAGCAACATTACCAGGATTGGTTTGTACCTTCTGGTCCTGCTGCATTGCTGGTTCGGGTGAGAAGCAGCTCATATTCCAGCCAGAGTTTAAGAAACATTTCTGTTCTGGGTGTTCCTTCAAATCTCAGGGCTTCTAATCCATCTACCGGTGCAATTAAGTTAGAATGGAATCCTGTGCCGGGAGCAAGTTCTTATGATGTTTATTTGTTGGAACCACAGGACAAGGTTATTGAGTTTGAAGGTACATCAACCACTACATCTTATGTTTTTCAGAACAGACCACTAGGCGTTGATAATGAGGTTTGGATGAGTGTAAGGGCCAGAACGGCTTCAGGAATCATTAGTGAAAGAGCTTATGCAATAAACAAATCAGCGATTGAAGTACAGGGCTTGTGTAATGCATCAGGTACAATCACACGCGAGGTCTGGACTTCAGTCGGGGGAACTCTTGTTTCAAATATTCCCTTAAATACTTCCCCTAACCAGACAAGCTCCTTAACGACTTTCGAGGCACCGACAAATTTTGGTGTCAACTACGGACAAAGAATTCGTGGTTCTATCTGCGCACCTTTATCGGGAAATTATATCTTCTGGATTTCAAGCAACGATAACAGTGAGCTTTGGCTAAGCACGGATAATACACCTGCCAATAAAGTAAAAATCGCAAGTGTTACAGGATATACAGCTGTGAGAGAATGGACTAAGTATCCTTCTCAACGCTCCGTATCCATCCCACTTGTAGGAGGAAAAACGTATTATATAGAAGCATTGCATAAACAGGGAGCTAATGCAGATAACCTTGCTGTAGGTTGGCAATTACCTGATGGTACTCTGGAGCGGCCGATTCCGGGAAGTCGTCTCTCTCCTTTTGGCACACCTCAGGCCCCCCCAGTTCAACATGGTTTGTTAGGTACCTATTTTAAAGATGTTAATTTTAATCAGGTAGGATATACAAGAGTAGACTCTGTAGTCAATTTTGATTTTGGAACAAACAACCCTGCTCCTAATATAGGTGCGGATAAATTTTCAATAAGATGGACTGGCCAAGTGGAGCCGGTTTACACTGAGCAATACAGGTTTTATACTACCTCCAATGATGGAGTGAGATTAAAGGTGAATGGTGTTCAGGTAATTAATAATTTTACAGATCATCCGCCCACTGAAAATAGTGGAGTCATCAATCTTGTTTCAGGTCAGAAGTACGATATTGTGCTGGAGTACTTTGAGAATGTAGGTAGTGCAGTAATATCGCTTTCTTGGTCCAGCCCAAGCCAGGCCAAACAAATTATACCTTCTGCCAGATTGACTCCAGCCGACACAGATAGCAAAATCGCTTCTTTTGATTTGCCTTTGAATGCAAGAAATATTGTAGTATATCCTAATCCGGCTGATTACAAATTAAATATTTGGGCTCCAGGTTCAGAGGCTGGAGATGTCCAGCTGGAGATACTCGATATGAATGGAGCACAATTGCTCAGTGAGGAGTTTATTGTAAACGACACAGATTATCCGATTGAGCTGAATATCTCAAATATACCGAGTGGATTTTACATGTTTGTCATTAAAACAAACAGTTTTAAAGAAGTTAGGAAGTTCAGTGTTTTGAGATAA
- the rnk gene encoding nucleoside diphosphate kinase regulator, whose translation MGNLVMNRLDYARIKKSIIDLKQSRAISPKELEKLNGELNAAQIVDPEKVPIDVVTMNSIVRILFRNSGKVLQFKIVYPDEANLKENKISIFSPVATALLGYRAGDEVDWIVPGGATKIFIEEIIYQPEASGNFNQ comes from the coding sequence ATGGGAAATTTGGTCATGAACAGACTTGATTATGCACGTATTAAAAAGAGCATTATCGATTTAAAGCAATCCAGGGCAATAAGTCCTAAGGAGCTTGAAAAGCTTAATGGAGAGTTAAATGCAGCTCAGATTGTAGATCCGGAAAAGGTGCCAATTGATGTGGTTACTATGAATTCTATAGTCAGAATTTTGTTCCGCAATTCAGGAAAAGTACTTCAGTTTAAAATAGTATATCCGGACGAAGCAAATCTCAAGGAAAATAAAATATCTATCTTTTCGCCCGTTGCCACTGCCTTACTTGGTTATAGAGCTGGCGACGAGGTTGACTGGATAGTTCCTGGCGGAGCTACAAAAATTTTTATTGAAGAAATAATTTATCAACCGGAAGCATCAGGGAATTTTAACCAATGA
- a CDS encoding DUF1761 domain-containing protein: METAFSQMNYWAIITAAAMYFILGAVWYSPGLFEAAWFRNVRIPKESEKKYTRMTAGTFVLLLFAAIFLDYIVELSATNTPGKGVFLGLITGAGLVGTAMSTTYLYEGKPRQLFFIDIGYHLAGFTLMGLILGGWH, from the coding sequence ATGGAAACAGCTTTTTCTCAGATGAATTATTGGGCGATTATCACAGCCGCCGCGATGTATTTTATCCTTGGTGCAGTCTGGTATTCTCCGGGGCTTTTTGAAGCTGCCTGGTTCAGGAATGTCCGGATTCCCAAAGAAAGTGAGAAAAAATATACGCGTATGACAGCAGGAACATTTGTATTATTATTATTTGCTGCAATTTTTCTGGACTATATAGTTGAGCTTAGCGCAACTAACACTCCGGGAAAAGGAGTTTTTCTTGGCCTCATAACGGGAGCCGGTTTGGTGGGCACGGCCATGAGTACCACCTACCTTTATGAAGGAAAGCCAAGACAGTTATTTTTCATTGATATTGGGTATCACTTGGCTGGTTTCACTCTTATGGGCCTTATATTAGGAGGCTGGCATTAA
- a CDS encoding ABC transporter ATP-binding protein: MKKTFKSLVAVNDVSFKVNAGEYLALLGPNGAGKTTLIEMIEGIQKQDKGEILIQGKSWNGNEEELHRIMGISLQETHFVDRNSVEETLNLFSSFYGLPKSRAQEILEIVGLEAKRKTYVNHLSGGQRQKLALGVALLNNPKVLLLDEPTTGLDPNARREIWNLLEKLKRTSGTAMILTTHYMEEAQYLCDRIIIMNKGSFLAEGTLPQLIKSYGEGEVIQFLVNKPFGESLKLLPSVKKVFWEKRGTKGKLVVSDITITLPHFLALIAKENLKLLELESRKVTLEDLFISLTGKALNE; encoded by the coding sequence GTGAAAAAGACTTTTAAAAGTCTGGTCGCCGTTAATGATGTTTCCTTTAAGGTCAATGCCGGAGAATATCTCGCTTTGCTTGGTCCGAATGGAGCAGGGAAAACAACCCTCATAGAAATGATCGAAGGGATCCAAAAGCAGGATAAAGGAGAAATTCTTATTCAGGGGAAATCCTGGAATGGCAATGAAGAGGAACTTCACAGAATTATGGGCATATCTTTACAGGAAACACATTTTGTTGACCGGAATTCTGTTGAAGAAACATTAAATCTTTTTTCAAGCTTTTATGGACTTCCAAAATCCCGTGCTCAAGAAATCCTTGAAATTGTTGGTTTAGAAGCAAAGAGAAAAACATATGTAAATCATCTTTCAGGAGGACAAAGACAGAAGCTTGCTCTGGGAGTTGCGTTATTGAACAATCCAAAAGTACTTCTATTGGACGAACCTACTACAGGACTAGATCCTAATGCCAGAAGGGAGATCTGGAATTTGCTGGAAAAGCTGAAACGGACGTCAGGAACAGCAATGATTCTCACTACTCATTATATGGAAGAGGCTCAATATCTTTGTGACAGAATCATTATCATGAATAAGGGAAGTTTTCTGGCTGAAGGAACATTGCCACAACTGATTAAAAGCTATGGAGAAGGGGAAGTCATACAGTTTCTGGTTAACAAACCATTTGGGGAAAGCCTGAAATTGTTACCCTCAGTCAAAAAAGTTTTCTGGGAAAAAAGAGGCACGAAAGGCAAGCTTGTTGTGAGTGACATTACCATTACCTTGCCACATTTTCTTGCTCTGATAGCTAAGGAAAATCTGAAGTTGCTTGAACTAGAAAGCAGAAAGGTAACTTTGGAAGATCTCTTTATATCATTAACCGGAAAGGCACTTAATGAATAA